Genomic DNA from Accipiter gentilis chromosome 9, bAccGen1.1, whole genome shotgun sequence:
CAACATCCCTCAAAGAAAGTCATATACCATATATAGAAACTACTGTGCAGTTGTGTGgctttttcatattatttcaaATATGTATACAAACGGCttataatgtaaaatatttccattaaggTCTTTCATAATTGATACTTTTTGGATGAATGCCTTGTTATATTCCACTTTGTAAGAAGATGCATGTTTCAGTGTCATACGGGCTACAGTGAAGAGTACGGGTTAGTAAAGAATGAGAAATTCCATGATTATATTACATTTTAACATTTGTTCTGATTTAAGTTGAATAtctgtttgttattttgtttccttaaatattttgctttatgtGTTCCCACATCAGCTCTTACTGGAAGTGGAAAATATCAACTGCATTGCTGTCGATTGGCACGAAGGTGCAAAAGGCACCTACGTCAGTGCAGTGAACAACATCCGCGTGATTGGGGCTGAGGTTGCTTATTTCATAAAAACTTTACAGGTAAAAGACACAGCTACAATTCTTAAGTGTTTGTAGTGGGGTTATGATTTGCTGCTTTGATTTTGAACCTTGTCCAGTACGGTCAGCCAGTGCTTCAGGAAGAGCTGTACAACGCATGCAGTTGAGATCCATCTAATTATACTAATTATCAACTCTGGAAGGACTTCTCACAGCCACAAAAGACGCAAATTAAGTTAGTGGTAGAAAAGAGGTGCCAATTAATTAAAGACCAGTAGGTGGCAACATTTCCATATGATGATACAGGCAAGAAGGCATTCAATGGAAATGAGGCAAGGCCTACAAGTTCAGTGCTTACAGGATTTTTTCCAGCATTATATACGTGTGCTAGAAGTAAATTAGTATCTCAGCACCACTGAAACGAGCAGGAGCTGGCTCACTTGCTAATGCCATATTTGCCTGTCTACAGGCACCATAACCTGTCCAGTTGCCGCCTTCTAGCTGTGAATTTCCTGAAGGCAAATGTTCATTTACACATATAGCTCAGAACTGCTTGGTTGCAAAGTTTAAGAGTACCAGTATTCCCCACTGACTTCAGAAAGACTTGTGAGTACTTAGAACTGCTGAAAATCAGAACCCTGCCTAGCTATGGACTTGATCCTGGTCAGGAGGTGTTCATCTTAAAAGTGCTGCAAGAGAGAGTTCAGAGCCCACAAGGCAAAGCACCAACTTTTTGAGCCCCTCAGTATCAAAGAACACCTCCCCAGAATCTGCTGGGGTCCAATCTACTGTTTCTACCTAGGAAACTCTTACCTAGCCTCACACGTTTGCTTCTGTACCTTTCTTCTTTGTGTACAAATCCCAGGGCACTCAAAGACGGGTTCAGTTTCTCACTTAGTATCTCTATTACTGCCCCATTTGCAGTCTAGGCCTCTCTTTCTTCCATTACAAAAGTGCATAAATGATCCttagactttcttttcttttcccccatttAAAAGCTTCTGAAGTTTGACTTTAGGAAAAAATAAGCTGCATGGTAAATAGAAGTACTGCAATAAAATGTATTCAGAGGAATCTGCTGTCTAACAATAAAGGTAGAGAGGCCAGTACTacagatatttttgtattttggtaGATGcatgacaaaacaaaaccaaacagtgtAAAAACCTCAAGCAATTAGCAACCAATCCTTGTCATCTTTGGTCACTACAAAACCGAGCAAACCCCTGGGTGAAATATGACCCTGCATGCAGCCTACATGCTGATTAATCTCCATTTCCACCTTCAACACACGCATAATATCTCAGCAGTGCAGGTCTTGTACAGGTGACATCTGGCAAAGAGGAGAACGAATGTCACCCCACTAAACTTGTCAGTGGAAATATTATTGAGCGATATGATCACATGTTCTAAGCAGACACATGGAGAACAGACTTGATAAAAAAGGGCTCCATAacaaagtaaataaagaaaaaataagatcaTTTTGATAGAAGATGAAATTAGGGGTTGATCCACATGAGAAAGAAGGTTCATATTTTGTCACCAAGGGTAGCTGAATACGGTAACCATATGCCAACACTACAACAGTGAATCTGTCATCACTATACATTTAAAATTCTAGATTGgatcatttttctttcaagtcttAGTGTAATTCAAACAATAATTAACTCAAGGTACTCTCACCCTGTTTGCTATGCAGAAAGTCAGACTAGATGGTCCCAAAGGCCCATCATGTAAGGCACCCTCTTTGCTTGCTATTTAAAGCCTGTGTTCTTGTCTCCCACCACCACCTTAACAATCAGAAAATCTTCAGATATTCCCCTCGGGAAATCCATTTAATTGGCCACAGTCTGGGAGCACATACTGCAGGAGAGGCGGGAAGAAGGATCCAAGGCATCAGACGGATAACAGGTAGGCTGTTCACCGAGGTGCAGAGCTAACATAGCACGGTTCTAAAGGAAAGAAACTTGCAACACACTGGTCTGTAGACTGGAATTAAATCATTGGCAGTGCTGGAGACACCTTGCATAAGAGCAGGCAAACTTTATGCTTCTCAGAAACAAGGGTAATTATTCCATCATCTTTCTCTAGTTAGGTTAAATACTCTTTACTGGAAGACTTTAGTGGAAGGACAAACATAGTTAATAAGTTTGTAACATTATTGTCATTCACTGGGTTACATCAAGCCCTACACAAAGACAAAGCAACATACCAAGAATCCTTAGTTTTTCCTATTCGTAAAGCTTTACAGGCTAGTAATAAGCTCACAGGTTATAAAATACCTCCTTCATAGTAATACAATGCCATTATACAGTctattggaaaatattttacttctgttgGAATAAGTTTGCCAAAAGGTTCATAAAACCATATGATTgcatgtttttttcaatttagctCAGAATCCACATCATTATTATTCAAGATGCTTTCTGCAATACTCAGTATGTGATGTTGTAAGTTGGCAAAAGACATACTAACACGTGCAacacttctctccctccctcaaCCAataaatgtgggggttttttaggcTTAGATCCTGCTGGGCCCTATTTTGAAGGTACTCCTCCTGAGGTGAGACTGGATCCTTCAGATGCAGACTTTGTTGATATTATTCACAGTAACGCTGCTCACTTTCCCGCCATAGGTAAGTGTTCATGTGCAAGTAAATATCTGCAGGGATGGGCATGCCACTAAGACACTGGTGACACATGTGTATCTCAGGGCTTGGAATGTATAACACCACCGGTCACCTGGACTTTTACCCAAATGGAGGAAGTGTGATGCCTGGATGCACTGATTTCATTCCAGAGATGAAGCAAAGTGATTTTGAAGTTATCATTGCAGGTAAACATACATTCCCAACATGCATAGTACTTTATTTTCGTTCAATCCTGAAACATGAACTATGAAAGTAACTGTCTGTTTGGGAgaaaacaaaattgatttttgcTTATTTACTCATAAATTAGAAAAGGCAATAAGAAACAATAAAGGCTGGATCAGAAAAGTGTTACCCAGGGAACACTGTAGGGAAAGGAGGTATAATACAGGTCTAAGCTTTACTTCTGTAATTTGAAATTGGACCTGCAGAACACaaaaaggcagagagcagggagtGTGCAAGTCCAACAGCCCAACCAGCCCAGCAGGAGGTTTTCCAGGCTGAGATAGGCCAGCGTCTTGACTAAACCGGCAGCATGTCACCACCACCTTTGGTTCCTTGCAGATGCTGCAAAGAGCATCCGACACTTACAAAGGCATGAATTAGGCAAAAGCACTCCATGTTTCCAGGGACTGTACGTGCTTCACCTCTCCACCTGAGACTTCTCTCTCTTCACAGGCTTTGGAGAGGTTGGCAGAAGGCTGGTGGATTCCTCTTGCTCTATTAAGCCTTTTAAAACTATAATTAAAGTCATCTTGCTGTGACATCTCATATATATATGGCTGTCTTCTTAAAAGGGACTATTACACCATAGCAGACTAATGCATCTCACTTGAAATTTTGGCATAACTGGCTCACAGTTCTCTGGataaaacacagacaaaacagTAACTTTAACTGCAACTAGAAATGTGTAAAACTGGATGAAAAATTATTACAAGACCATGCTGCTCTTCTGTTCCATGCCTTGGCTGTTTCTGTGGTGAGGCAAGTTCAACTCTTGTACCGGAGAACAGGAGGTTATTTCACAGATGCTCATAAACTTTGTTCCAACAGATGCTACAATCATTGGGGGGTGCCATCACTCACGCAGccatgagttttattttgaaagtatcctccatcccactggattCCTTGGATATCCCTGTGAAACGTACAAATCTTTTGAGTCAGTAAGTATATCAACCCAGGAACGGGTgagctgtaaagaaaataatccaGGTCTCTGCACTCACGATAGGTCTTACTATGTGCACAGAGCGCTTGGATGCTGATGGTTGTGCTCTCATGGTGTGGTTTGGTAGGAAGAAGCACGCAGCGAAGCACAGGCACAGTGGCTCCATCAACTATTCCGCTCTGAAAAATGAATCCTGAAGCACAGATGATATCacccaataggaaaaaaaattaaaccccatACAATTCTCACTCTAAACTTTTATGCAAAGAGCACATAGGTTAGATGTATCTACCCTACTAAATCCTGGGTGAAAGAAGAGACATTTGGAGCCTCCAAAATCATTGACTCTCTTCTCTAATTTACACTGGGAACTGATTAGAGCACCTAAACAAATGCACTTACGAATGatgttcttcttttcccctccataTTGTGTTGCAAAGTGGATGCAGGCAAGTTCCCTTTCACTGGGAGGGTAAAATTGGCTTATATTTTGTCCTAGACTCTAGCCGAAAAATATTTGAACTAGGGATTTTCAAACCATCATCCACACAGGTATTAAACCTGCTTATTCCACACACCCCTGGTATGCCTAAGTGCAGACGCCGTTATCTGAAACAAGTTTATCAGGTTTTGGTGGTAAGATATGACAACGCACAGCACTGCCACAGCCTTGCAAGATCAGAACAGCATCTTGAGCTTTAATTTTGCCAGAGCTAggatgaaaaaaccccactcctCATTAACTGATGCTTGTCTTCTCCCTAGGGAGACTGCTTCCCATGTTCCCAGGAGGGATGTCCAATGATGGGCCACTATGCTGACAGATTCCCAGCTAAATTGAAGAGGGTAAaccaaaagtattttttaaatacagcagcaGACCCACCTTTTGCTAGTAAGTGGAGGAGGTTTGTTACAGTTGATCATCTGTTTGAAAAGTGATTGCCTTGATGTGATTTACAGCCATGCACTTCTGTTGCTTCTATAAACAAGTGCTAACATGTCTGACAAAAAATGCTACATTAGTTACCAAAATTCAAGCTCACCAAGTCTTTCATTTGCCAACATGAATAAATTCCAGTTAGGAAAGAAAGAACTTTCCAGTATACTAGCATTTTTAGATCTCTCATATCAATGACAATctagttttattttgcttgtctTTAATGCAGCTTGGAGACAAAAAGTATTTATCAAACTGTCTGGTGTAAAGAAAATGAGGGGGGACATAAACCTAGTTTTCCATGACACAGAGGGGAACACAAAAGAATATGAAATTGCCAGGTAAGATAAACTAATATTTCCCTATAGCATTTAATGCTGCTAACCTTAATCTACACATTTTCCACATATTTAAGCAGTGCAAACACTTATTGTGTTGCAGACATTCTACTTAACATCAGATATGAAAAAAAGTTATCCCATAGATAAGACCTATGTGAGCAGGTTGATGGTTGCAAAAACGAAATGAAAGTCACTTCCTTTCCATGAATTATGTGACTTTACAATAAATTAGGAATACAGTTTGACAGGAGAAGTGCTGTTTTTCCCCGagttgctcttaaaaaaaaaataaatctacaccTCTGGAATGCACGTAATTCATAGAGTGCTCACTCGTTGCATACATGCTTTAGCACTGCTGCTCCCACATTAGCATCACACATGTCAGCGTACTCGCTCCACGTGCTGACAAGACTCTGCTCTGCCAGTGACTTGCTGTATGATCTCAGGCAAGGTAATCCTGTGCCTGAACCTATCAAATTTGCAAAGCGGATACCTCCTTCCTCCCTAGGATATATTAAAGGCCATCACTACTACATAAATGGTACATTTATATAATCTGGCCAGGGAGCTTCATTCACAGCTCACATCATCTCCCACTGACTACCAAAATAGCAGCTCCCACTGTCTTCTGTACCTGCTCCAAACCAAGCACTTCCACGCGTTCTCCTGCCATGCTCTGTGCACGTGCAGACCAAAGCCCCACAGAAGTTCCCAGATCCTCTATAAAATcctcccccaaaaccttgccTGGAGCTCTTCCTGCAGCGATACCTGCAAAATTCAGCATCCTTGGAGGCTGGAGGCAGCCTCACCCTTATCATCTCCCGGTGGTCTCCGGCCACATGCATATTTAAAGTTTCCAGTATTGTTTTTCATCCTCTCCCTCTTCAGAGCATAACACCCCAGAGTCCTCGTCCAGTGCTCTGTGCTgttgcaaagaacagaaaaagtacAAATTTCTGTTGTAGCAAAGGGGAAAACCCAACTCTTGTGGAGAATGTGATTTAGTTCAGTAATCTCTGAACTGTCAAACTTAGCATTGCtgtcttcattttatttgcaGTGGAGTCCTCTCTCAAGACCAGGTTTATACAAAATACCTTGATGTTGAAATTAACCcccaaaatactaaaaaaattgaatttcTCTGGAATAAAACCATATTCACTCTGCTCTGGGCAAGACTGGGAGCAGAAACAGTCAATATAACTCATGGAGAAGATGGACATAGGTAAGTATATCCCTTTTACAGGTCAGAAGGAATGGGAAAGGAGTGCAAAAACTCTGGGACACAGGATTGAAAACTGATCTTAATAAATCAGACACATGGTTTGTAATCAACAATGTGAATTTCAGTAACAACAAGAACAAGATATTACACTGTGGACAGAAAAATCAAATGTTCGAGTACAAGCCAGGGAATAACTGTCTGGAAAGGAATACAGCAGTGAATAATTTGGAATGTATACTGTTTTGCCACTGCAAAACAATTACAACCCAAGATAAAGCAAGTCTCATTCCCAGGTGCATTACCAGGAGTATTGTATAGAAGATCCAGAGAGTAATTATTCTAATTTGAATAATTGGGGTAAGACTGTAACCAGAAGCAGGGTCATTTTCAAGGTTGGAGACTATACTTCAGGAACAATGCACACAGACTGaactctgaaaaaataaaaaaagagatttagAAAACTTGATCTGTGtagagcagctgaaggaaatgtGTTTCTCAATAAAGAAAAGCCTGGAGAGAAGCCTAAAAACATATGCATTAAGTGTCCATGAATGGCAACAGTCAACTATTCCACATATCTACTGGGTTTAGGTCAAGGTTTAATTGATGTATTttacaacagaagaaatattggttagatattaggaaaaaaacttcTTCACAGTTTGGCATTGACATGGACTATTTAGAGAAGCTGATGAACTCCCTTTCAGTGTGAGCTCctaaaagaaaagctgcaaagcTTTGATTGGGGAAATCTAGTTAAGCACCTAGCTTAACAAAACGCCTTTCTGACTTTATCTAGAGCTCTGTATTTATGAATTTAGAGATTATTTTTAGTCATGTATTAAAACTCAGATTTTACAGCTGCTCCCCAAAAGAAGGAAATTCAGCTTGTTACTGTTAATATGCAGATGCTAATATTCTGTACAGCAGGCTTTTAAGAAGGCTTAAGTGGGATTATGGATCGAACTAACAACCCTCAAGGTGACAGCTGACAACCTTTCgtttttctttgggggaaaatagataaataaatcttgattcaagtatttttttcttctcaggtcAACATTTTGTGGCCATGGAACTGTGACATATGGAGTTCCCCAGTTGCTTACACCTTGCGAGAAGGTCACCGGGTACAACTGTTCTGTAAACGGCAGCTGAGCAAACCATCAGTCCTGTGCATGCAAATGTTCGTACACAAGGCtattaaagcaaaaaatcaaaCTGCCTAttgcttcctttattttttcagttctttgcaaACACACTTGTCaatgtttttcatgtttggaCCAAGTTTATTGTGCTTGTAATTACGGAGGCAACTGGAAATCATATATGCTAAAATCCATTTATAACACCGCACAGTCTTACTCTATCAGTGCCTCAAGATAAGAACTGTTTCCCACCACGTTGATAATTTGCCAGGTTTTCTGTCTATCAAACACTCTCAAGGCAGCACATTACCTCAGCACACCCCTGGATCTGGGAATAGTCCCAAACACCTCCTTTCTGCAACCTATGCTACTGCTCAAAATTTTCCAGCCCCACACAAGAGCACTGCCCTCAGAAGATGCTGTGGGATGAGGCAGGAGCAGAACAAGACCAGGTTATTTCTTCCGCGGGTCAGAACAGGACTTTGTACACTGCACCTTCATGGAAGCAACAGATGAAGGCAAACCTCAAGTGTTCCCCGCTTTGGAAGAAACGAAACAGCTCAATCACAGCACCTGGCTACTGCTTAATTTCAAACACATACCTTTGCTGCAGCCTCTGACAATCCTGGAGAGAAACTCTGAATAACTCCAGGCTTTGCAAAACCTAGGGAGTGACTATTTCACATTAAAATGAACACTACTGCTCTGTAAAGCATGGCACGAGTAAGCCACCTGGAGCTTTAGGAGACCAAGGCAGTGGATATTTTTCTAAGTATAAAAACCAAATTGAGCTAATGAATAGGAAGCAAGAGTTAATAATTTATTCAGTCTCATTTCCCCGTGTTTGATAAACAATGTACAAGCACTTGGGCAGATAAGCTTCTAAGAAATAGGAGTAGAAATACAATATTAAGAACATATTTATAATGAGTTTAAACatctgaatgaatttttttttaaaaaaaagaacaacagtcATTGTTGTATCCTTGACTAAACACTAACCAAGCCTGTATGAAATTAGAAGCATAATTAAACACAAGCCTGAGGTTCAGCCAAGGGAGACCTGCAGTCCCAAGTACCGCAAGTGCCCCAGGGACTTGACAGGTGGCAAGGGAAACGTGAACAATGGTGGGAAGCACCGCGCCGCATCCCAGGAGAGCTCCGTGGCATCCTGCAGCGCCAGAAATCCAgtcctctcctctgcctgcttCCTATTCCAGACTACAGCTTCTTCAGGACTGCAGAAACATAGCTGGGCCTTTATTTATCACTTTCTTTCTCAAAAGCTGTCTTTCTACCAACAGCTCCTGGCTGTAAGGCCGCAAGGACCAGAACGGCTCCTCCAGGCACAGAGAGCATCCTGCGTTGCACTGGGGGACACACATCCCATCTTCCCAAAGGAGAGGCAAGCAGCTAAAACCCATCTGACCATGGCCTAAAGAATGTCTAGTTAGTCAGTTTGCCATGTGTTAACACTGTGTTGAATAAGAGCAGCAGACTAACTATGATAAAATCCTAACTCAAATCTTTTCCACTAGCTCTTAAATTAAATGGGAAACACTGTTCCCCCCTGCTTTTGAACAAGTGTTAAAACTTGTCAGTGTACTAGGGCATGTACCAGCTCTCCTGTATCACTAATATGAACATGTTTACAGACTAAAATGCTACTTCAATTAAGGACGGGAGCACTGAGCTCTAAATTAGTATCAAAGGtgatattttagaaaaattaaaaacttcactactgtttaaagaaataaaccCCACTAGTATGGACGATAGCAGTGTAATACCTATACACACAGCTGGTATCCATTTGGTCGTTCCCAGAGGTGGAGATTAGGGAACGTCAGCTCTGCAAAAATAGGTGGCCACACAGAAAAAGCATAGCCACGCTGACAAAGCTTTCTTGGTAAAGAGTCAGTGGAGGTCTCGCTGCTTCTTGAGTTCACTTACAGCCTTCTCCTGGAGATGAACAGGACCAAGGGGTTCCCAGAGCTAGTCCTGTTCATTTGCACAGGCTGTTTTTCACCTTTCATTTGATGTGTCTCATCACTCAGAGAAGAGCTTTCTCAAAACTTGGGTTACATGGGTAGTATAGAAAGAATCCAAAGGGGTAGACAATTGTCCTTCTATATCTATTTCAACAAGGAAATGAAAGGGACACCAGAAGAAGGTCAGGCTCTTTCACTATGAAAAGACATACTAGGCCCACTAAGAAGTTTACCTAAAGGGATGAGGCTTAGCCAAACTGAGCTGATGTCAGGAAATGGGCAGAGAAGACCCAGAAGCACAGGCGCATTCCACATCCAAAGTCACTTGATGAAAGGCAGGGGAGGGGACTTAAAGACGATGTGGCTCCCTGCTAACTTCCCCAGCAGTCCCCCTACATCTCAACTACACAACACTAAAAACAAAATCCTTCCCAGCCAAGACAAGCCCCTAAACGCACTGCCACACAGATCCACAAGATTCTTTAATGTCCCACTCCTGATGTGATGCTGCCTGGGGATTACCCTACCTCTGGAGCTCCGATCCTATTCCGGGCTCCAGCACACCAATTCAAGAAGTCTATGTCCATGGATTTTGGAGTTTTGAGAGAAACCAACCattaaagctgttttccagcttaGTTATAAACTGTAATCTGAAATAAATGTTCCTATCTTTCCGGGAACATTTCCAAGGATAAAGCAGACTATAAAAAGTACATGCAAAGTTTGCACATTAGCACATGGGGCTTCAAGGCTGCAGCGTAAGTAGctcaggtttgggggtttttcttttaCCTCATCAGGTGTATGGCTTCCCAAGACCCAGCAGTATGAAGGGGAATGGCAGCTCACATAGGCATCCTTACGCTAGTTCCGAATTAGCTACTATACCTCCAATTAGAGGTGTAGCCTCAGCAGGACAAAAAACACTCTGGATTTAAGCTATGCTTTAGTAGATTTAGGAGACCCACAGTCTCTAGTGGAGCAAGCAAACATAAAGCTGACTCATACATATCTCACATAGATACATGTTGCAGAGAAGACAGACACAGCACCCTTTTCACCTTGAGAAAATTCAGCACCAGAAAGCTAAGTGCATTTGCTAATCAAGCAGGTTAGCAAAACctagctgcttctttttctacTGTTCTAGATGATTGGAATTTGGATACTTGCACTATTTCTGCTCAGCGCAGCAGAAGGTAAGCATATGGGGTTAGTATTTATATAGCCTTTCTATGCTGCTAT
This window encodes:
- the LOC126042968 gene encoding pancreatic lipase-related protein 2-like; translation: MALPDPSFLPEEHLNNSLAAHPKDYLGGSQNFRKERASSPTLAQTEHAYVAVLQKHVPLLPATARLDGASVLQHRKRKQCLKTQAWHWRQSPVHPVVGMWIIAFYLLATVAGKEVCYQRLGCFTDDPPWSGVPGRLLTGLPDSPEHMNISFNLYTRETGNNSQVISAINSSTIQNSHFSLRRKTSFIIHGFGSTGKKGWVVEMCLLLLEVENINCIAVDWHEGAKGTYVSAVNNIRVIGAEVAYFIKTLQKIFRYSPREIHLIGHSLGAHTAGEAGRRIQGIRRITGLDPAGPYFEGTPPEVRLDPSDADFVDIIHSNAAHFPAIGLGMYNTTGHLDFYPNGGSVMPGCTDFIPEMKQSDFEVIIADATIIGGCHHSRSHEFYFESILHPTGFLGYPCETYKSFESGDCFPCSQEGCPMMGHYADRFPAKLKRVNQKYFLNTAADPPFATWRQKVFIKLSGVKKMRGDINLVFHDTEGNTKEYEIASGVLSQDQVYTKYLDVEINPQNTKKIEFLWNKTIFTLLWARLGAETVNITHGEDGHRSTFCGHGTVTYGVPQLLTPCEKVTGYNCSVNGS